The Neobacillus sp. PS3-34 genome has a window encoding:
- a CDS encoding MBL fold metallo-hydrolase: MRMVREGDLYQLTSMPRLFPVNCYLVEEENGLTLIDAAMVFSAKGILEAAKTIGKPIINIVLTHAHEDHVGALDKIKEAFTNATVYISERDSRLMDGDRSLQLHEAQTPIKGGVPKTLKTRADVHLKEGDRVGSLLAIESPGHTPGSMSFLDTRSNSLIAGDALQTRAGMAVAGDKRLLFPFPAFGTWSKETALKSARKLLGFNPSLLAVGHGEMVKNPVQDMEKVIKRFESTF; the protein is encoded by the coding sequence ATGAGAATGGTTCGTGAAGGGGATTTGTATCAATTAACCTCTATGCCTCGTTTGTTTCCGGTCAATTGCTATTTGGTTGAAGAAGAGAACGGGCTGACGCTGATTGACGCAGCCATGGTGTTTAGTGCCAAAGGAATTTTAGAAGCCGCAAAAACGATTGGCAAGCCGATTATCAATATTGTTCTTACGCATGCCCACGAAGATCATGTTGGAGCATTAGATAAAATTAAAGAGGCATTTACAAATGCGACCGTTTATATATCCGAGAGGGATTCGCGATTAATGGACGGTGACCGTTCACTTCAACTGCACGAGGCGCAAACACCGATTAAAGGCGGTGTTCCAAAGACATTAAAAACAAGGGCAGATGTTCATTTGAAAGAAGGAGATCGGGTCGGTTCACTGCTGGCAATTGAATCACCTGGACATACTCCTGGATCGATGTCTTTCTTGGATACCCGCAGTAACTCTCTTATTGCCGGTGATGCTTTGCAGACAAGGGCTGGCATGGCGGTGGCAGGTGACAAAAGGTTATTGTTCCCATTCCCGGCATTTGGTACATGGAGTAAGGAGACTGCTTTAAAAAGTGCTCGGAAGCTACTCGGGTTTAATCCTTCACTTTTAGCGGTGGGGCATGGCGAAATGGTGAAAAATCCGGTGCAGGATATGGAAAAGGTAATAAAAAGATTTGAAAGTACATTTTAA
- a CDS encoding TetR-like C-terminal domain-containing protein, with translation MSPRPKTALDLNTILKAAADIADGFGLSEVTLTNLAKKLNIRPPSLYNHFEGLPGLREKLAIYGINQLYTALAAEAIGVSKEEAVMRVGRAYVDFARNHPGIYEATLSAPNPRNKEVQLAGNKIVDLALRVLQAYSLEEEAALHAVRGLRSILHGFASLEQKGGFGLALDTDLSLNLLIKSFLAGIDKMNGR, from the coding sequence ATGTCACCCAGACCTAAAACAGCACTCGATCTGAATACTATATTAAAAGCTGCCGCAGATATTGCCGATGGATTCGGATTATCTGAGGTGACCCTTACAAACCTTGCTAAAAAGCTTAATATACGCCCGCCTTCTTTATATAACCACTTTGAAGGGCTTCCAGGGCTGCGTGAAAAATTGGCCATCTATGGTATAAATCAGCTGTATACTGCTCTTGCTGCCGAAGCTATCGGTGTTTCAAAAGAAGAAGCCGTCATGAGAGTGGGGAGAGCATATGTTGATTTTGCCCGAAATCATCCAGGTATCTATGAAGCTACGCTTTCTGCACCAAACCCTAGGAATAAGGAGGTGCAATTAGCCGGAAATAAAATTGTGGATCTAGCTCTCCGTGTTTTACAGGCATATTCCCTTGAAGAGGAAGCTGCCTTGCATGCCGTCAGAGGTCTCCGAAGTATCTTGCACGGCTTTGCATCGCTTGAGCAAAAAGGCGGTTTCGGCCTTGCACTCGATACAGACCTGAGCTTGAACCTTTTAATTAAATCATTTCTCGCAGGAATTGATAAAATGAACGGGAGGTAA